A window from Candidatus Nitrospira neomarina encodes these proteins:
- a CDS encoding 6-phosphofructokinase: MKTEAETLEFVTINGLLIYGEVIARRPPVEGAGPHPPLPPMEDRPQRVLEAMAALRLFVRDAQKGFANAAAYRGARQALIQQACGGDELMFFAAWNQLLAQGELSPLFRAPIGATNKPIRRRPVAIVPREHMTPNLAEGRIVLDIGDDRYWLMPRDLSARTLFFTMRHGVSQMDSKKFRVGRRLKNVLDAERGIPKADAIGTALVRTLGLVGKQLDFLQLDNYLDAKSFVHMVSQSPNTRQLFERVVSVLSPETAGTTEPITEWALESQDFGWATGIEKTIEIEEAAKAFGVDTKTAQRLIKHPLYSYPGGHSFFELYVELVDGFHQLGQSHQGKVLCLYTHSSTLRALLIFLDPRPFSEAFSEFGAYKEGQDNVVLLTYEHGQLSGYSTAVGLSEREKAVREAWMTVEQSRREKVALKPRQIRRIVALVSGGDFAGAGAALKELRVTGNRLGLEVYFVQHGFLGLANNWIELVTEQDTRGMSNHASSPIGSSRFEDFKDEEVQLAAIHHLKPYMKDGALIVMGGDGSMRGARAIYERFGIQVVGIPGSIDDNIAGTTSLGVQSAVALANQSIESLKATSAAMGSVFFVEVMGAGSGHLALMCAYQARAEGLLVNEHPDPNAYIEEVVLGTLKQTLGVRNKSHIIIVAERTPHQYHPEGGVHGLVDYFGSRISQWTHLQTRSGHYPLSVATKATILGHTLRGAFPTPVDKTMAQLFAYEAIRRLIEQPDQVIGCMLAYRDPGTIQPIPLHAVAPKPFDWELFARMHGTELV; the protein is encoded by the coding sequence ATGAAAACGGAAGCCGAGACTCTGGAATTTGTCACAATTAATGGGCTGCTCATCTATGGTGAGGTCATTGCGAGGCGACCGCCGGTAGAGGGAGCAGGGCCTCATCCCCCGTTACCTCCCATGGAAGATCGTCCGCAACGGGTGTTAGAGGCCATGGCCGCCCTACGACTGTTTGTCCGGGATGCCCAAAAAGGGTTTGCCAATGCGGCGGCCTACAGAGGGGCAAGACAGGCGCTAATTCAGCAGGCCTGCGGTGGAGATGAGTTGATGTTTTTCGCGGCCTGGAATCAACTGCTCGCTCAGGGCGAGCTTTCTCCGTTATTTCGGGCCCCTATCGGGGCCACGAATAAACCCATACGACGTCGACCCGTGGCGATCGTTCCGCGCGAGCATATGACGCCCAATCTGGCTGAGGGTCGGATTGTCCTTGATATCGGGGATGACCGCTATTGGTTGATGCCGAGAGATTTAAGTGCCCGCACACTGTTTTTCACGATGCGGCACGGCGTCTCTCAGATGGATAGTAAAAAGTTTCGTGTGGGGCGACGGTTGAAGAATGTTCTTGATGCCGAGCGGGGAATTCCCAAGGCTGATGCCATCGGAACCGCCCTGGTCCGGACCTTGGGCCTGGTCGGAAAGCAACTGGATTTCCTTCAGCTCGATAACTACCTGGATGCGAAATCATTTGTCCATATGGTGAGTCAAAGCCCCAATACCCGACAGCTTTTTGAACGGGTCGTCTCCGTCCTGTCTCCCGAGACAGCCGGGACCACCGAGCCCATCACGGAATGGGCATTGGAATCACAAGACTTTGGATGGGCTACCGGTATTGAGAAAACGATTGAAATTGAAGAAGCCGCCAAGGCCTTTGGGGTCGACACGAAAACGGCCCAGCGTCTGATTAAGCATCCGCTGTACAGTTATCCGGGAGGCCACTCCTTCTTTGAACTGTATGTGGAGTTGGTCGATGGGTTCCATCAATTAGGCCAGAGTCATCAGGGAAAAGTGTTGTGTTTATATACGCACAGCTCAACGCTACGGGCGCTCTTAATATTTCTCGATCCACGGCCGTTCAGTGAAGCCTTTTCCGAATTTGGAGCCTATAAGGAAGGACAGGACAACGTCGTCCTCCTCACCTATGAGCATGGGCAATTGTCGGGCTACTCCACGGCCGTGGGTCTTTCAGAACGGGAAAAGGCCGTCCGCGAGGCCTGGATGACCGTGGAACAGAGCCGCCGGGAGAAGGTGGCGCTCAAGCCACGGCAAATTCGGCGAATTGTCGCACTGGTCTCAGGTGGAGATTTTGCCGGAGCCGGTGCGGCATTGAAGGAACTCCGTGTGACCGGGAATCGATTAGGTCTGGAAGTCTATTTCGTTCAACACGGATTTCTGGGGTTGGCCAATAATTGGATTGAGTTGGTGACGGAACAGGACACACGTGGCATGAGCAACCATGCCAGCAGCCCGATTGGCAGCAGCCGGTTTGAAGATTTTAAAGATGAGGAGGTCCAACTGGCCGCCATTCATCATCTCAAGCCATATATGAAGGATGGGGCGCTCATCGTGATGGGAGGGGACGGAAGTATGCGTGGGGCTCGCGCCATCTATGAACGGTTCGGCATCCAGGTCGTGGGGATTCCCGGTTCGATCGACGACAATATCGCCGGGACCACCTCACTGGGTGTCCAATCGGCTGTCGCCTTGGCCAACCAATCCATCGAGTCGCTGAAAGCAACCAGCGCGGCCATGGGCAGTGTGTTTTTTGTGGAGGTCATGGGGGCAGGATCCGGGCACCTGGCGCTTATGTGTGCCTACCAGGCACGAGCTGAAGGCTTGTTGGTCAATGAACATCCTGATCCGAATGCCTATATCGAGGAGGTGGTTCTGGGCACACTGAAACAGACGTTGGGCGTCCGGAATAAAAGCCATATTATTATCGTGGCCGAACGCACCCCGCACCAGTATCATCCTGAAGGCGGGGTCCATGGCCTGGTGGATTATTTCGGCAGTAGGATTTCTCAATGGACGCATCTGCAAACCCGGTCCGGCCACTACCCCCTGTCGGTGGCGACCAAGGCCACCATTCTTGGCCATACCCTGCGAGGAGCTTTTCCCACTCCCGTGGACAAAACCATGGCCCAACTTTTTGCCTATGAGGCCATCCGGCGGTTGATCGAACAACCGGATCAGGTCATCGGCTGCATGTTAGCCTACCGCGATCCCGGAACCATTCAGCCCATTCCTCTGCATGCCGTGGCACCCAAGCCCTTTGATTGGGAACTGTTCGCCCGCATGCACGGAACTGAATTGGTGTAG
- the pyk gene encoding pyruvate kinase, translating into MQKTKIICTIGPVTESYEMLRKMYDAGMNIVRLNMSHGTHESHAKVIKHIKTLNTKVPFPIPILLDTQGPEIRTGDLSIDLNLQEGTIVSISARGPMDVEESSIHINYADLMESVNVGDKITVDNGLINFEVLEKQDRLMQCRVIDGGVLKSKRHVNLPGIRVNLPAITQKDEKDIAFGLAADVDYIALSFVREAKDIQQLKQLMGPKVGRVKIIAKIEDQEGVRNLEDIIRESDGIMVARGDLGAEINLEDLPNVQRRIVRLCAESGKRVIVATHLLESMIHNPIPTRAEVTDVANAIYEEVDGVMLSGETTVGKYPLKCIEYLRKISLKTEAIPGLQFAKQLKLTTDKQQLATAAVQLAEGLRAKGIVVITRRGIMADLVSNCRPFSTNIYAFTNGSQSRRTMTLNRGVYPFRIDFSSDPEKTLQTAFRILKTREHFQIGDKVVIISDVLAQERVDGIQIRAIP; encoded by the coding sequence ATGCAAAAGACCAAAATTATCTGCACGATCGGACCGGTGACCGAATCGTACGAGATGTTACGCAAAATGTATGACGCCGGCATGAACATCGTGCGATTGAATATGTCCCATGGGACCCACGAATCCCATGCCAAAGTGATCAAACACATTAAGACCCTCAATACCAAGGTTCCCTTTCCTATTCCGATTCTTCTGGATACCCAAGGCCCTGAAATCCGGACAGGAGATTTATCGATTGATCTCAATCTCCAGGAAGGCACGATCGTCTCGATTTCTGCACGGGGGCCGATGGATGTGGAAGAAAGCTCCATTCACATCAACTATGCCGATTTAATGGAGTCCGTGAATGTCGGCGATAAGATTACCGTGGATAATGGGTTGATCAATTTTGAGGTCCTTGAAAAACAGGATCGCCTCATGCAGTGCCGGGTCATTGATGGGGGGGTTTTAAAAAGCAAACGCCATGTCAATTTACCGGGAATCCGGGTCAATCTCCCGGCGATTACGCAAAAGGACGAAAAGGATATTGCCTTTGGTTTAGCCGCCGATGTGGATTACATTGCGCTGTCCTTTGTTCGGGAAGCGAAGGATATCCAACAATTGAAACAGTTGATGGGGCCCAAAGTGGGGAGGGTGAAAATTATTGCCAAGATTGAAGATCAGGAAGGGGTTCGTAATCTGGAGGATATTATCCGGGAATCGGATGGCATCATGGTGGCTCGCGGAGATTTAGGGGCAGAAATCAACCTGGAGGATCTGCCGAATGTGCAGCGCAGAATTGTGCGACTCTGCGCGGAATCCGGCAAGCGCGTGATTGTGGCAACCCATCTCCTGGAATCGATGATCCATAATCCCATCCCTACGCGTGCCGAGGTCACTGACGTGGCGAATGCCATTTATGAGGAGGTCGACGGGGTGATGTTATCGGGAGAAACCACGGTCGGAAAATATCCGCTGAAATGCATCGAGTATCTGCGAAAAATCTCCCTCAAAACCGAAGCCATTCCAGGTTTGCAGTTTGCGAAACAGTTAAAGCTGACGACCGACAAACAACAACTCGCCACCGCTGCCGTCCAGCTCGCAGAAGGACTACGCGCCAAAGGGATTGTCGTGATCACCCGACGAGGTATCATGGCGGATCTGGTCTCGAATTGTCGTCCATTTTCCACAAACATTTATGCTTTCACAAACGGGAGTCAATCCCGTCGAACGATGACGCTCAATCGAGGGGTCTATCCCTTTCGGATCGACTTTAGTTCAGACCCGGAGAAAACGTTACAAACCGCATTTCGGATATTAAAAACCCGTGAACATTTTCAAATAGGAGACAAAGTCGTGATTATCTCAGACGTGTTGGCTCAAGAGCGGGTCGATGGGATTCAAATCCGAGCCATTCCCTAA
- the coaBC gene encoding bifunctional phosphopantothenoylcysteine decarboxylase/phosphopantothenate--cysteine ligase CoaBC, with amino-acid sequence MSTGLAGKRIILGVTGSIAAYKAVGLLRLLTQAGASVHVVMTDSAIRFIAPLTFEVLSQNPVASDVFAGHQDMKHLSLTEQADLLVVAPCTANTLAKLALGLADNLLGTLSLTVQCPVMICPAMDGEMWAHPAVQAHAQTLRHRGVVLVEPEVGALASGEWGQGRLAAEESIMSTAVDLLRRRTDWQAERVLISAGPTQEPIDPVRFISNGSSGKMGFALAEAAVARGAQVVLVTGPTQLMAPKNVTVIPVVTAEDMLQALTARFEWATTLLMTAAVGDFRPKQAQVQKVKKDQWQGEGLDLERTPDILMALSAQRTHQRLIGFAAETDHLIDHGQTKLTGKHLDMLIVNHVGGEQSAFGNDTNEVYVLTPAAAPHHIPRMPKRQLADLLLDRIVSLPVQPFRQKTLSSPTS; translated from the coding sequence ATGAGTACCGGGTTAGCAGGCAAGCGGATTATTCTGGGAGTGACGGGAAGTATTGCGGCCTATAAGGCGGTCGGACTCCTACGTCTGTTGACGCAAGCCGGTGCCAGCGTGCATGTGGTCATGACGGATTCAGCCATCCGGTTTATTGCCCCCCTGACATTTGAAGTGCTGTCACAGAATCCGGTGGCAAGTGATGTTTTTGCGGGCCATCAGGACATGAAGCACCTGTCCTTAACGGAACAAGCCGATTTGTTGGTCGTGGCTCCCTGTACTGCGAACACGTTAGCCAAATTGGCTCTGGGCTTAGCCGACAATTTGCTTGGAACCCTTTCGCTCACCGTTCAATGTCCGGTGATGATTTGTCCGGCGATGGATGGAGAAATGTGGGCCCATCCGGCGGTCCAAGCCCATGCTCAGACCCTCCGTCATCGAGGGGTCGTCCTGGTGGAGCCGGAAGTCGGGGCCTTGGCCTCCGGAGAATGGGGACAGGGGCGTTTAGCTGCGGAGGAAAGCATCATGTCGACTGCGGTTGACCTGTTGCGTCGCCGAACTGATTGGCAAGCGGAGCGTGTCTTGATATCGGCAGGACCTACCCAGGAACCCATTGACCCCGTGCGATTTATCAGTAACGGGTCATCAGGCAAAATGGGGTTTGCCTTGGCCGAGGCAGCCGTTGCACGTGGGGCCCAGGTCGTCTTAGTGACGGGTCCCACCCAGTTAATGGCTCCGAAGAACGTAACCGTGATTCCGGTAGTCACCGCAGAAGACATGTTACAGGCGCTCACGGCCCGATTTGAATGGGCAACCACGCTCTTGATGACCGCTGCCGTGGGAGATTTTCGCCCCAAACAGGCGCAGGTACAGAAGGTAAAAAAAGACCAATGGCAGGGCGAAGGATTGGATTTGGAACGGACCCCGGATATTTTAATGGCACTCTCCGCCCAGCGTACACATCAACGCCTGATTGGCTTTGCGGCTGAAACCGATCATCTAATTGACCATGGGCAGACCAAGCTTACCGGCAAACATCTGGATATGCTGATTGTCAATCACGTCGGTGGCGAGCAGTCTGCTTTTGGAAACGATACCAATGAGGTGTATGTGCTCACACCGGCTGCCGCCCCGCATCACATCCCGCGAATGCCAAAACGACAGCTTGCGGATTTACTCCTAGATCGTATCGTATCCCTTCCGGTTCAGCCTTTCAGGCAGAAGACCCTGTCTTCACCGACGTCATAG